The Thermotoga neapolitana DSM 4359 sequence CAGGTAGTTTGCGTCTTTTGGAACCGTGAAGACACCTTCAAGGTCAACTCCTGGAATGTTCGGAACGTTCGGTGTGGATCCCGTTGCTATGATGAGTTTTTCGTAAAAGATTTCTTTTCCAGTTTTTGTGAGGAGTTTTTTCTCGTCGGTGTTTCCATCCACAACCTCGTCTATCAGAAGGTCTATGCCTGCACTTTTAAATCTCTCTTCTATACCCATGTAGTCGTTTTCCACGCCACTAAGTGTATGGAAGATGTAAGGAATTCCACACGGGACCGTTTCCTTTTCCGTTTTCTTCACAACGAGGATCTTTTTGTCCTTGTAGAACCTTTTGGTGGTGAACGCTGCGACGAGTCCTGCGGGACCTCCTCCCACTATCACAACATCGTACTTCATGTTCTCACCTCCCAGAAAGAGAAAGATTTCACAATCTGTCCATGAACAATTTTAACTCTTTTTGGGTTAAATTTCAACTTCAAAGGTAGAAAAATTTGTGGTGGAAAATCAATCGGCCCAAAATTCGTCTTTCAAACTTCTTTTCATGAGATCCTTCATCGACTGAAACGGAGATTTTCCTCCGTATATCACTCGATAGACCTCTTCAGAGATGGGCATATCTATTTCCAGTTCGTCTGCCTTCTTCACCACAGCTTTGACGGTGAAGGCCCCCTCCACAACCTGATGGGAACTTTCAAGGAGTTTTTGAGGATCGAACCCTTTTGCGATCAACTCACCAAAGCGTCTGTTTCTGCTGTACTTGCTGTTGCACGTGACCATGAGGTCTCCGATGCCTGCAAGTCCCATGAAAGTTTTCTGATCTGCCCCAAAGTGTCTGCCGAATCTTGCTATTTCGTAGATACCACGGGTTTCAAGAGCTGCCTTTGCGTTGTCCCATCCACCAAGGCCATCAAGAATACCCGCAGCGATCGCGATGACGTTTTTTAACGCTCCGGCGATCTCTACACCCACCACATCTTCGCAGGTGTAAACTCTGAAGTACTCGTTTGAGATTCTTCTCTGTAACTCTCTTGCGTTGTCTCCGGCAAGCGTAACGGCCGTTGGAAGTTTTCTTGCAACCTCTTCAGCGTGGGAAGGACCCGAAAGAACGGCGTAAGGACATCCGAGAATCTCTTTCACAATTTCGGATATACGTTTTCCTGTCTTTATTTCCAGTCCCTTTGAGAGATTCAGAACCATCGAAGGTTTTTTCGAAAGCCTGGAAAGATGTTCCCTTACGTGCTGCACAGGGATCGCTATCACGAGTATGTCGGTGCTTTTCAGTTCGTCGAGATTGTTCGTCGCTCTGACAGAGATTTCCATTTCATCTATGTAAGGACTGGTGTGGGAGTTGTTTATAAGATCTGCGATTTCCTTTCTTCTTGCCCACAGAATCACTTCTTCTCCGTTTTCCTTTAAAAGTTGAGCAAAGACTGTCCCCCAACTTCCAGCCCCGAGAACGAAAAATCTCATCTTTCAGCCTCCCTGAACACTTTCTATCTGGAATTTTAACAGATTGAAGTATTGAAACAGGATATCCCATACAGGGAGCAACACAAGGAGGGTATCGAAACATGGATTTGCAGTATGCGTGGGAAGGATTTTCATATCTCTTTGGAGCAACAAAATCTTTCCTATACCTCTAAGAAAGGATTGAAACTTGACATTGTCAAAAGAACGTGGCACTAAACAACGGTTTCCATACCTCTAAGGAAGTATTGAAACGATTAGTTTTTACCATGTATTGGTAATCTTGTCAATGTTTCCATACCTCAAAGGAAGTATTGAAACGGGAGTCCTACGTTGGATATCCACAGACGGCAGAGTACAGTTTCCATACCTCAAAGGAAGTATTGAAACGTGGAGAAGGCTTTTATCTCAATGGATATCGTTGGTAGTTTCCATACCTCAAAGGAAGTATTGAAACCGCGAAAGCAAAACTCCACGCCCTCAAAGCGCCTTTGTTTCCATACCTCAAAGGAAGTATTGAAACTCAGTTCGAACACAACCTGGCGACGTTTGTCTCGTGTTTCCATACCTCAAAGGAAGTATTGAAACCCGTTGGATTTCAAAGAAATTATACCACAAAGCATTTCAAAAAGCAAGAGTATATGAGAACATACAGAGGGTGTTTCATCACAGGTGATTCTAACACACAGAAAGGCTCAGTCAAGTACTGTTTGGAAAAATGGAATAATTGCATAGTCCATAGAAAGCCTAAAGAAAGGCAAAATCGAAAGATAAATTATCCTAACCTAGGTCAGGCCATTTTGAGTTGTTTTATGGGAAAATCTACTAGTTCTCATTTTCACAAATTTGTTTAAAAAGGTACTCCTTAAAAGGTTAGAGACTAAGTACGTGGTTTCTTTATTCATGATAGATACACGATAGAATATGAAGAAATATTCTCATACCCTGTTTCACATTCTCGCTCATTATTCCATTTTCCATGCATACATTACCTCTCTCAAACCCGCATGAATTTTTTCGTTACCGGTAATTGCATACTCCGTATCGCACATCAGGAGTCAGTTACAATCACCACCCACTTTGTGAATAAATGGAACTTACCGTAGTTTATTGAATAAAACTATGATCTTTTAGACTAACATCTTTTACACTAACATAAAAAATAGAAGATGAGTGGTAGAATCTTTCAAAAGGCATGAAGAGGGAAAAAATATGCTTTCCATATTCTTTGGAAGTTTCCTTGTTGGACTTTCTGGTGCGATGGCACCGGGACCCTTAATGGCAATCGCCATATCAAAAAGCACAAAAGACTGGAAAGCATCCCTGAAGTTGATAACAGGGCATGTTCTACTAGAAGCCCTTCTGGTGATGCTGCTTTTGGTTGGTGTTCGAACGATTCCTCCAGTTCTCATGAGGGCAATTTCACTAGCAGGTGGCATTTTTCTCCTGTACATGGGGATTTCTCAACTATTTGAAGCAAAAGACCCGTCTTTGATTTCGAACACAGGAAACAGCAGGTTCCCCCTGCCCGTTCAGGGAGCACTCGTTTCTTTTTCGAATCCCTATTTTCTTCTGTGGTGGTTTTCGGTTGGTAGTGCGTTCCTTTTTCGGGCAAGAGAGCATCTTCTCTCTGGTGTTCTCCTGTTCTACTCTGGTCACATTCTTTCGGACATAAGCTGGTACACTTTCCTGGGTGTCGCCGGGCAGTTTCTCCACAAACCTTCATGGAAAGGTGTGTATAGAATCGTTCTTGTGTCCATGTCGTTTGTTCTGATAGGGTTTGGCGTTTACTTCTTACTTGCTGCTTTCAGAGGAGACTTTTCTCACGTACTCTAGTGCGAGTATGTATCCGTAAGCTCCTAACCCGCTGATCTGACCGTCACAAACCTCCGCTGTGACACTCTTTCTTCTGAATTCTTCTCTTCCGTGTATATTGGATATGTGAACTTCGACCTTGGGAACTTTCACGATCTCAAGGGCATCCCTTATAGCGTAACTGTAATGCGTGAACGCACCGGGATTTATCACAAGACCGTCGAAGTCGAGTCGATGCAGTCTGTCTATGATCTCTCCCTCGTGGTTTGACTGAAAAACCTCCACCTCCACTCCGTTTCTTTTGGCCCAGTCTTCTATCATCCTCACCAGATCATCATAGGTGAAATTTCCGTACACGTTCCTGTCCCTCTTTCCCAGCATGTTCAGATTCGGACCGTTCACAACGAGCAGTTTCAATCTACCACCTCCAGAAGTTCGAGCGGATCCACTTCCAGAAACTCCACCTTTCCAGGTTCTCTCACATATGGAAGCCTCACCCTGGAGCCTTTCATGATTTTCTTGTCGTTCAGAATGAGGGTTCTTGCTTTTTCTCTGTCAACAGCCGGAACCGGGATGGGTACGATCTCTTTGATCTTTTCAACGATCCACCTGAAGGTATCTTTTGGAACGATCCCTTTTCTGTAGAGGTACATCGTTTCTTTTT is a genomic window containing:
- a CDS encoding NAD(P)H-dependent glycerol-3-phosphate dehydrogenase, whose translation is MRFFVLGAGSWGTVFAQLLKENGEEVILWARRKEIADLINNSHTSPYIDEMEISVRATNNLDELKSTDILVIAIPVQHVREHLSRLSKKPSMVLNLSKGLEIKTGKRISEIVKEILGCPYAVLSGPSHAEEVARKLPTAVTLAGDNARELQRRISNEYFRVYTCEDVVGVEIAGALKNVIAIAAGILDGLGGWDNAKAALETRGIYEIARFGRHFGADQKTFMGLAGIGDLMVTCNSKYSRNRRFGELIAKGFDPQKLLESSHQVVEGAFTVKAVVKKADELEIDMPISEEVYRVIYGGKSPFQSMKDLMKRSLKDEFWAD
- a CDS encoding LysE family transporter; its protein translation is MLSIFFGSFLVGLSGAMAPGPLMAIAISKSTKDWKASLKLITGHVLLEALLVMLLLVGVRTIPPVLMRAISLAGGIFLLYMGISQLFEAKDPSLISNTGNSRFPLPVQGALVSFSNPYFLLWWFSVGSAFLFRAREHLLSGVLLFYSGHILSDISWYTFLGVAGQFLHKPSWKGVYRIVLVSMSFVLIGFGVYFLLAAFRGDFSHVL
- the aroQ gene encoding type II 3-dehydroquinate dehydratase; this translates as MKLLVVNGPNLNMLGKRDRNVYGNFTYDDLVRMIEDWAKRNGVEVEVFQSNHEGEIIDRLHRLDFDGLVINPGAFTHYSYAIRDALEIVKVPKVEVHISNIHGREEFRRKSVTAEVCDGQISGLGAYGYILALEYVRKVSSESSK